A genome region from Rattus norvegicus strain BN/NHsdMcwi chromosome 17, GRCr8, whole genome shotgun sequence includes the following:
- the LOC102553208 gene encoding ral guanine nucleotide dissociation stimulator-like — translation MFSCCPWTTEGSGLKKDKNEGQVGTLKFMILSCLQCLWPFAQKETDLTQENQTQDYADEGEHECAPMVVTEPCTETHISTNMVENLVNRLVSSLQDGDLFFAPAFLNAYRQFTTTQYALDLLLKRFAYFYLDCEEDKHIKSTLCCFLDTWIDQYPEEFSQTILKKLKIYLTVNMPSSDLNVRVHMLLKELRQESNESEGKGEDSVSLPVTFLYKTESAADLSSSVEVRSYTSGDLEMEAWFPSGNVQPELAYLQETETLESTIKVISWD, via the exons ATGTTCTCTTGTTGTCCTTGGACTACTGAAGGCTCAGGCctgaagaaagataaaaatgaaggtCAGGTAGGGACCTTGAAATTCAtgattctttcctgcctgcaATGTCTCTGGCCATTtgcccagaaggaaacagacttgACCCAAGAAAACCAGACCCAGGACTACGCAGACGAG GGTGAGCATGAGTGTGCCCCAATGGTCGTGACGGAGCCCTGTACAGAGACACATATCAGTACAAACATGGTGGAAAATCTGGTGAATCGACTGGTGTCATCTCTGCAGGATGGGGACCTCTTCTTTGCCCCTGCTTTCCTGAACGCATACCGACAGTTCACCACCACACAGTATGCGCTGGATCTGCTGTTGAAGAG GTTTGCCTACTTCTACCTGGATTGTGAAGAGGATAAACACATAAAGAG CACTCTCTGTTGCTTCCTGGACACATGGATAGACCAATACCCTGAGGAGTTTAGTCAGACCATTCTGAAAAAGTTGAAGATCTACTTGACTGTGAACATGCCCTCCTCCGATCTGAATGTCCGTGTCCATATGCTCCTCAAGGAGTTGCGGCAAGAGTCCAATGAGTCAGAGGGAAAAGGTGAAGACTCAG TTTCACTGCCCGTTACCTTTCTCTACAAGACTGAATCGGCTGCAGATTTGTCTTCATCTGTAGAAGTGAGGAGCTACACCTCTGGAGATTTAGAAATGGAAGCGTGGTTTCCATCAGGGAACGTGCAGCCAGAACTAGCTTATCTGCAAGAGACAGAGACCCTAGAATCCACCATAAAGGTCATCTCTTGGGACTAG